The Hevea brasiliensis isolate MT/VB/25A 57/8 unplaced genomic scaffold, ASM3005281v1 Scaf260, whole genome shotgun sequence genomic sequence CTTGAAATTCAATTTTGAGACTATCAGACTTGCAACAGAAGACTTCTCTGATCATAATAAGCTTGGACAAGGTGGATTTGGTGCTGTTTACAAGGTAATTTAACCACAACGTGCAGGAAAGGATATCAGTTACCAAATTCCTCGATTCATATTGATTTGCATCTCTTTCTTTTTTCAATGATTATCCGTCAGGGTGTGCTTTCAGATGGACAAGTAGTAGCAGTAAAGAGGCTATCAAGGAACTCTAAGCAAGAAGAAGTTGATTTTAAGAACGAGGTCATGCTAGTGGCCAGGCTTCAACATAGGAATTTGGTTAGACTCTTGGGTTTCTGTTTTGAAGGACATGAAAGGCTTCTCATATATGAATATGTTCCAAATTCAAGTCTCGACCATTACATATTTGGTATTCCTGAAAtccaaattattaatttatttattaatgtttccattttaataataattctaacatgaaagaaaaataaaaaaattgattatGCAAGTTTGTGAATTTGTAGATCTAGAGAAGCGTTTACTAACAAATTGGGGCACACGCTACAAAATTATAGTGGGCATAGCTCGAGGAATTCTTTATCTTCATGAAGATTCTCAACTTCGGATTATTCATCGTGATCTCAAAGTCAGTAATATTCTACTAGATGAAGAAATGAATCCCAAAATTTCAGACTTTGGAACAGCAAGGTTGTTTCCAACAGATCAATCTGAGGATGCTACAAGTAAAATTGTGGGAACCTTGTAAGTATAAGAATCTCCAGTTAAATTTTGTTTATAATCATGAAGTGTTTCGAAAGTATAATTAGTTGACTAATGGTTAAGTTCAGCGGCTACATGGCTCCAGAGTACGCATTTCAAGGGATCCTCTCAGTGAAGTTAGATGTTTTTAGCTTTGGTGTATTGATTTTGGAAATTATTAGTGGCCAAAAGTGCAATAAATTCCGtaatggtgaagaagaagaagagagggacctTATAACCTATGTAAGTGaaacaattttatttaattttatttaataaaacaattttatttaattttatttctatCCTTAATTCTTTACATTGGCTATTGGATATGggcaaattaaaaagaaaaaaaatatatgcatattttgttttgaattttgtgtaGGCATGGGATAATTGGATTGAAGGAACTGCTTCAAATATCATAGATCCTATTCTGATAGGAGCTGCTTCGACACCTGACATCCTGAGGTGTATCCAAATAGGATTACTGTGCGTACAAGCAGATGCAGGAAAAAGACCAACAATGGCTTCGGTGGTTCTCATGCTTGATAGTTGCTCTGTTGCTTTACCAGCATTGTCAGAACCTGCATACTTTGTGTATAGCGAACATATGTCAATTCTGTCTGGTAATCAATCCAAAAGCCGCTCTGCCCAACTCTCTGCTAATCAGTGTTCAATTTCAGAGTTAGAACCACGATAAAAATATAGGAGCATGGCAGTTACTTTAATCATTTTTTTCTACTTGTTTTGAGACTATGTTTGGTTGgagtaatataatataatattatcaattATGTAATAAGAAGCAGTTTATGGGATGAATCGGATAAGTTAACTCCAATTTGGTTACAATATTGTGTCATATATCCCAAATTTTattcatatattcaagacattcgtatacaatattagtaaaaatttactATTAAATTATCTCTACATCATGAGATTTCAGCATATGCATCCAACCCTTTAAATTCTGAATTTTTTAGAAATCATTCTAATCAGATAATtcatacaaaataatttatatctcataaattaCAAgtctaaaattaaccaaatttttatataaaaacctCAATATCCTAAAGATCAgctgtaccaaatttcataattttctaaacaTTCTAACTACttattttcctcaaattttagtagccaaaattcagaattctaaTTGTAGAcggcctgtgttcaacaatttatttctccGAATCCAATAGTtgaaaaattgtcaaattttaacCTTTAACTTCTAACATATATACCTTCAACATATCCAAAAATGAACAGTAAAAAATACACCGAGCTCACCTGGACAGAAGAGAGACATGCTACCTCTTCTAAATccctgtttctgctactgttcacttttttctacatttttctctttttaattctaGTATACTAAATTAAAATCCTTCTTTTCCCCATGTTAATGTTCTTTTTTGTTAgagaaactaaaaaaaaatgaGCACCATCTCCCCTTTCCCTTGTCTTCTTCTCCTTCtacccttctttctttctttctttcttttcctttctttttcctcctctCCTCTTTCCCAATTATTCttcccatttctttttttttcttttataaagccTGCTGGCAAGTCACGTGGGTTGCAACCTGCTGTCCAAATTTTTTTTACCAAAtttcattttggtccttcaactcTTCCAAAAGTTAATTTCCCATCCAAAAGCTCATAATCTATTCGTTTCTccctgtttttttttttaagctactAGAGGAGTCCATCATGTGACCCTCAGCTGCCAGCTGCCCATTAAGGGAAACTATCCCTTTTGGTCCTTGAATTCTCCAAAACTATATTTTCAGCCCCAAAAATTCTAAAATGTTTCTTTCAAATCCaagttcaaattaaatttttctccccaaaactttataaattttatttccattcaaataataaccatatttaatattttttcaaaaattgggGTGTTACATGTGGAGTTCTTAATTTATAGGAAAACAGTGTGGGCTCCTCATGTGGCGATGCTATTATATATGGAGTTGTTTCCTTGGCAGGAAATGCTGATTGAATTTCATTAAGGAATATattgaagaaaattaaaataaattctgAGCGGCTGAGGATGCTATATATGGAGTTATCTCTATGGTGTTCTGTATTAATTCTTCATTCAGAATATCTATCAGGAAATTTTCTGAGTCAATCTGAATatgattttatatatatgttgttGTCAAAGAGTTGGTGGAGAAGCCAAGTAGCAAATATAATAAGGCCCTGCCCTTATTTTCCTGGAAAGTGATGAAAATgcataatattaatatattattgccGATGTTAGGTAAATGATTGACATATATTGCGGAACTATACCCAATCGATTTCAGGCTTATTCTTTCTTGTGCAGGCAGCTCAGATTTCACGCTTAGTTATCAATCTGGCAACGGTAATGGACATCATTTGGGTTGGAATCATGCATTAAAAGATAATATAGAACGCTTCAGTTTGAAATCCATTAGTGCCAACCATTAATTTTTCCGATAATTTAAAGAACTAACTTAGTGCATTCATAGAAATTCATTTAGAAGAGaaaataacaaattaattaaaaggaaaaatcatTCATTTTGTCTGAAAGGTTACAATCCCTTTCCATGGAAATATAAATTCTTCATATTTTACCACCAACTCATAGTCAATGTCCAAATCCAAGTATAGGAAGCTTCATCCATGTCCCACAATGATAGATTTCAGTTGTTTTCCAACTCTGTTCATAGTTATCTGCTAGTTTGTATGCGACTTGACTCGGCCTATGATCATGTCCAAACAATTCTGCAGTAGATGAAAATACAAACAACCCTATGACAGAAGAATGCTTTCAAGCATGAAACTGCTTTCTACCAATAAGCTTTCTCTGTGctgttcatttatttttcctttttcaatAAGCAGaattttattaaagtgtgaagAGAAGTAATAAATTTGAAATCAAAATCTCCATTTCTTACGAGATACTAAATTGCACGCAAGCTCTAGATATTCCATTGATATGGTTGTGCAAGCAATTGAGCAGCCCTTTCATAATTATGATCCTTAAAATGTACTTGAACCAAATGTTTGCATTAGGCCTGGAGACAAGGACACACATTTGAAGTAATTATTCACTAGGCATTTCCCAATTTAATAGAAGAGCAAAGGATCGAAAATATGTGCAAATACTCCATATCTGTAAGAAAACTCCATCTGATCAACTCTGTGCTAGAGCAGGTAATAACTCCTCCAAGTTGCATGCTCGTGCAACAACAAAAAGAGCAGTAAGCATTAAGGTTGCTAGCTACTGCAAGATAGATTTTATGATAAAACAAAAGAAGTACCTTTCAATTATGGGTCAATGATCCATGTCATTATTCACACAGAATGTCCGTTGCATAAACGATGTAAACTAGGAGAGAACCAATGATGTAAAGTCATTGGGAATGGTGAACAATTAACCCttcatgaaaaaaaatatatatatattttgtcgGTTTACAAAGTAAACTAGGAATCATGTTTAATATGTTCAATGTGATTTCAAGACTCTATCGATTTGAATAAGTCGGGTGGTAacttacaaaatttaaagaagagAAAACAGGATGTACTTGCCTTGTAAGAGAGAGAGAGTAATTACAACTATTTGCAAATGCAAGATTCGCTATGATCGATGGATGTGCATATGCTTCTCTTTCACCACACAAAAGAAAAACACAATAACCTAGTTCATCtgaaaaagtttataaatcacatAAACACACAGACACAAGCATAAAATTagtgtaaaaataaattaaataattgaaacccAAAACTCATATGAATCCCAAAGACACCTTTTCCCAATTTCCAAAAGGCATTTGTAAAACTCTGAGCAATGTTCGTATTGTTTATGTGCCTATTGGAAAAGCAAATCAGTCCACCAGATAGGATGTCACCATGCTCATTCAATGCCGTCAAATTAACATATTTGGAGAAAAGAAGTGAGATGAGTACCATGTTTGCATCACTGTTGTGCCCGCAAGGTTTCCTCTGAAGTGTAAATTGCAACTGGGTCCATATAGACTGAAATTTTGCACAATGCACAAGACTCTCAAAAAATAGAAAATggacttttttaaaaaaaaaaaaaaagagagagaaagaagaatAAATAGTTTATACTTAGATTACGTTCATATTAAGGCATGTGGAGGTGATGAGCATAGCAAAACAAATACTTTCTTGCACAAGAGAGACCACTTCACAATGGCTCTTCTGTGGCATCTCTTGACAAGATAGAACCGTCATCAATTTCCAAACTCTGGAATTGAAGACAATAGTTGCAGAATGCTTATTTGAAATTCCATAGCTCAATTAAAAATTACATGGAAATGCCTCAATCTACTGATTCACAATATCTGCAGGACAGACTGAAACTAAATGATAAACAGTGAAGCTCCTCCATTCGCTGCATTGATCACAAACCATGTTTGAATTAATATTGCCCAACAGTATAAATTCACAAAATACTTTGATAGAGCTTCCGTAATTACTCTGTTTTAAGTTTGTTTATGTAACATAGGAAAGTTAAATATGACAAGACATGAAAAGTGGAATTCCTACATAAAATCTTATTCTTATTGGATTTAATCTTCAACAACCTTAAGTCCTCAAACATTCCAGATCTCACTCAGAGCATGCATCTTGTGACAAAAGTTCCCAAAAATTCTGCAAtcacataaatgatttctttagtgaagaaacagatgaaaataatatattaaaaatgtgaaagttatatataaaaaaagaaaaagaaaaaaacagaGGATCATTAAACAGAGCATGTTTCTTCCAGATCAAATGCCGCATAGCAGAAAGACAAATTGGAAGTTGTACCTTATCTCAAGAAATCAATAAAGAAATTCTACAGTCCCAAGTTGTTAAAAAGTGGCAGCAAGTTGAAGTTCATCCACTGCCAATAGGTTCCAttcattaaataataaatattacgaAGAGAACAGAGGAATATAGCATGCTGCATTCGTTATTGCACAGATGAAAATCCTTGCAATCCGCAGTTTCTCTAGGCAAGGAAGATGAAACTTCAATTTGGGGTAATTATTGATAAATACTTCAAAACCTTATGGCAGAAACTTTAGATTTGGGAGAAATCTGAACAAATGCATATATTTATTTGTTCATAAGTAAATTTAGAAAAATGTAATTATCGAAAATAAAaaacaaagaaagaaaatgaatcaTGCTTGTGATAGCGGTTATAAACTATCAAACTTTTGTGCCTACCTAGAATTTAGAAACCAATGAATTTTGAAGGAGCTCAATTTTTTAATGTAATTCTGCTGCTGCAGCCCATGATTCTTTCACCAAAGCATTCAATTCTGTAAAAGTGGTAAGCACTtgaaatagaataaaaagaacatGATAAGGTAGGCAGCAACTTACAGATGAATGAGATGAAACAGAGATCTTAACTTGCAGAAGCAGATAGATACTTTCCAATCCAAAAAGTCGTCTGGGCCAACCAGCCATCCACTCAGGTAAAGACATCAAATTCACAATGAGCAACCAAATCTGTCAAAAAGCTTTCTCTCTCTCATTATCATCAGAAATGACACTCCAAAATTAGAACAGAAAATGCTCAAAGAAACACTTTCAACAGAACGCAATATAAGGAATATCTACAACTGTTTATTAATTTCAGATAAAAGGCAGCATGATTTTGAAGGTCTCAAAGCACAAAAAAACTCAAACATCCCGATCTCTAAAAAATTTTCCCAAAAAAACTTTTGAAGATCAACGTCATCATAAACATTACAAAAAAAATATCAGGCTAGAGGCAGGCTCTGCATTACGTTTTTAGAGAAACAGTAAGAATCATGCTTTAcccaaaaaatttaaatataaggaGTTTCATCATTTTATCAACTAATGCACTTACAGCTTGTCAATTTCTGCATAATTCTCTTGCAACATGTAGAAGCTGAAATTCTAGTAGTGGCACTTCCAGTTAAAACTAGAGAACAAAGAAAACAAAATTAAGAAATAGTAATACCTACTGGTAAGTATGCATCAATAACTTAATAGACTGAGTGGCATAATTATAACATTCAATTGAAAACAGAATCATGTATAAAATCCCAATGTGCCAGTTAGAAAATCATATCAGTCAACCAATGCATAATTTCACTCTGCTCATTTTATGTTGTCAAATTAacacaaggaaaaaaaaatgacTTGGTAATAAAAAGTACAACCAATTccacaattacataaatttatgaattgaagagaaggaacaaataaataaaagatgaaaatataaatattatgaaGAATCAAAGGACCTTTCAGTACCTTCCATAACACATTGCACAAGATAAGGCATCACTATGGGCAAATGCTTTACATTTTTTTGGAAGAAATTTGAAATGGTAATTTTTTCCTGAAAAACCATATTAAATATCAGGGAAACTGTTCATAACCAAAAAAAATGTTGGGAAAAAACTGAGTACTACTTACCACACTAATTGATGGAACTTGTAAATTAGATTGgaagaaaatattgttgaatatcAATTTGCTTTCAGAACAAATACTTTTTCTACCTCTGCATTTAGCAGTACAAATATGTTGTTGATTTAACTTACAAAGGAATGAGGTGAAGAGAAGTTGTTGATCACAATGATTCCCATCCTAGAGTTTTAGAAGCTGTATATTGTTCAatgcaaaaaaaagaaaaaaaaattaagacgCCAGAAATAAACTCTTGCAAATGAAATTGACTAATTAACTACAAGAAATTGTCATAGTTAACTCACCAATTGTCAACATCAACACCTATGAACAACTGCTTTGAGGTGAGTTTGGGCATCCCCTGAGGTAAAGGCATCAAATTGACAATGAACGTCAAGATCATATTTAGAGAAAGGCACTGCATTTCGCTTTTAGAACAACAATAAATCATCTTTAGCTAAAATTTAGGGAAGTTCATCGTTTTACTAAGTGAGGCACTTACCAGCTTATCAGTTTATTTTTAGAAAACCAATTCTCTTGCAAAGTGTAGAAGCTAAAACTGCAAGGGATTATGGGACTTCTTCATAGTGGCAAATCCAGTTAAAACTAGAgaatcaagaaaaaaaaattaaaaaaaaaaatatttctttaaGGACAACGGTGTGGGGTcttgtggaaaaaaaaaaaaaaaaaaaaaagagacccgACTCCATTTGTAACGTACTGCAAACCATGCGAAGCCCAAGTAGAAAGATTCAATACATTCTGAATTAATTATTTGAAGGTGAAAGAAATAAATCTTAGAAACAAAGAGTGTAAAAATCTCCCAGCAGCTTTTAAGTAAAATTATGGTGCGAATGGATATAATTAAAAAGGCCAAATACAAAAATATTTCACTCTTTATTCTAAAGGCATTTTCTTTATCAACTTTAGGTAAAAGCAGATTTAATGAATGAATTATTTGGTAGTGCAAACTGTGTGGATTCCATGAAAACAAAATCCAATTAATACTGAATTATTTGAGGGGGGAAGGAAATAAAATTCTCTTATATTAAAGCAAACTATTCCATATTTGTTTATTAACTATaatgatgaaaaataaaataaaagataaaaaaaataatgaaactaatgaataatagacatAATTAATAACGTGACAGGAGGCATGGACTTGAATTATTGTTCTCAATCAAGAGCACTCATGTCCTATACTTGCATCATTGCAGGGAGTAAATATCTTTCTCTGATGATAACAGCGTAGAGGTTGGATCAAGCTGGGAGAGCACTTCCATTTGCATGCTGCTCCGAAAAGACTaataacaaattttatatttgTGCATTATTGATTTAAAGGACAACCGTGTGGGGACATATTGGTTTGTTTGTTTCTTGGGATTAATTCTTGAAATTAATATATTACTAGATTTCATATAATTTAGATGAACGTTTTGTGTGAATTGTTAATCAATAAATTAAACCAGTGTGagtttccctttttctttttcttttttttttctttaaaattagatTTTGCCttgtcttttctctactcatgaTGATGTCAACATTCTTCACTACAGAAATGTGAATGATTTCTATAGAGTACTGTtcatacttaatttttctttttttttttaaatgaatttaaaaattttggatgTGAAATTTTAATGGTGCtcatttattgtattttaaatttaaaatgtaataaatatattattatttttacggCTAAAAGGAGTTCAACACGCTAATTACTTAATAGGTCTTATAAATTATGTGTTTTCCTTTAAAATCAGAAATGAGACTGAGAATACTTTAAAACCAATCTGTAAGAGGTGAGAATACTTTGGTAGAGCTTCCGTTACTTAATGTAATATGGGAAAGCTAAATATGACAAGACAAGAAAAATGGAATACCAACTTAAAATATAATTCTTATTAGATTTGATCTTCAACTGCAATCTTAACCCAACCTGAAGTCCTGAACACTCAGAACATGCATCTGGTGGCAAAATTTCCAAACAATTCTGCAATCATATAAATGATTTCTAAGGTGAATAAACatatgaaaataatatataaaatgtaaGATTACGAAAAAAACAGAGCATCATTTCTGATGGTGAGTACCTTCCAGATCACATGCCTGGAGATTAGACCTCAATTTGGTGCAAATGCTTTAGATTGTCATTTTCTTTTCCTGGAAACCAGCTCAAAGGAAGGCAAAACTGTGGGCTTTTTGATATTTAACTTGTTCATGTGCAACAAAATTTCAGGGAAAGTGTTCATAACAATAAAAT encodes the following:
- the LOC131169239 gene encoding uncharacterized protein LOC131169239 isoform X1, producing the protein MTVLSCQEMPQKSHCEVVSLVQESICFAMLITSTCLNMNSIWTQLQFTLQRKPCGHNSDANMVLISLLFSKYVNLTALNEHGDILSGGLICFSNRHINNTNIAQSFTNAFWKLGKDELGYCVFLLCGEREAYAHPSIIANLAFANSCNYSLSLTRQVHPVFSSLNFVSYHPTYSNR
- the LOC110663041 gene encoding cysteine-rich receptor-like protein kinase 44 is translated as MDNRSISLINFVSLLFHFLISICLTNALYCYKTGNFTTNSTYAKNRALVLSSLASNVTANGGFYTATVGQGTDKVYGLVLCRADTPSDACSKCVNTTITELIEKCPNQKEAISWGGDPPCIIRYANRSIFGLLELQPTDAGYNVNNITSNMEEFDQTWSGLMSRIVTKASMGSSKVKFATEEADLTPFQKIYALMLCTPDMSQSNCSYCLREAVGFYQSCCHGKQGGYVQKPNCIFRWDLYPFYNSIADALPPTPPPSISPPSTNNTISKENGTATTRTVVIITVPAIVLAALVALTCSLFYHRKSKQETKNLDENRSKECLKFNFETIRLATEDFSDHNKLGQGGFGAVYKGVLSDGQVVAVKRLSRNSKQEEVDFKNEVMLVARLQHRNLVRLLGFCFEGHERLLIYEYVPNSSLDHYIFDLEKRLLTNWGTRYKIIVGIARGILYLHEDSQLRIIHRDLKVSNILLDEEMNPKISDFGTARLFPTDQSEDATSKIVGTFGYMAPEYAFQGILSVKLDVFSFGVLILEIISGQKCNKFRNGEEEEERDLITYAWDNWIEGTASNIIDPILIGAASTPDILRCIQIGLLCVQADAGKRPTMASVVLMLDSCSVALPALSEPAYFVYSEHMSILSGNQSKSRSAQLSANQCSISELEPR
- the LOC131169239 gene encoding uncharacterized protein LOC131169239 isoform X2 gives rise to the protein MTVLSCQEMPQKSHCEVVSLVQESICFAMLITSTCLNMNSIWTQLQFTLQRKPCGHNSDANMAHKQYEHCSEFYKCLLEIGKR